One genomic segment of Desulfobacterales bacterium includes these proteins:
- a CDS encoding acyl-CoA dehydrogenase, with the protein MAQVIADRRDIDFVLYEQLNTEALAKEDAFAGLNRKTFDLIISEARNFAVKEILPTREDGDRIGVTFDNGLVKVPESYHRVHKLLVEGEWPSMSEDPEVGGQGMPHIISQAAAEYIGGANGTAVGYALMGHGTGKMIDLYGTQEQKDLYLKKLYTGQWGGTMLLTEPNAGSDVGALTTTAEKNDDGTYSITGNKIFITNGEHDLTENIIHPVLARVEGAPAGTKGISIFIVPKIRVNADGSLGEPNDVVCTGIEEKMGIHGSATCSLALGGRGKCRGYLLGEENKGMRIMFHMMNEARLDVGFQGIVAASTAYLYALNYARERLQGRELGAGKEAAEQVPIIRHPDVRRMLLWMKCHVEGMRSLVYYVCQLFDTAKCTDDPETKKACNDMAELLTPIIKAYGTDRGFEVCVQAIQVYGGYGYIREYPVEQLARDCKIHSLYEGTNGIQAMDLLGRKLGMNDGAVFMQMVREMQETIAAAREVDSLRELADQAEAAVNRLGEVALHMGKSARSAAFKTAFAGAAPFLEVTGDVIMSWMLLWRARLAAQKLENGAAKKDQAFYKGQVKSADFFIHKVLPGTLGKMNALTNDNAAVVEIEEASFGG; encoded by the coding sequence ATGGCTCAGGTTATTGCCGACCGCCGGGACATTGATTTTGTGCTCTACGAGCAGCTCAATACGGAAGCCCTGGCCAAGGAAGACGCATTTGCGGGACTCAACCGCAAAACTTTTGATTTGATTATCTCCGAGGCGCGCAATTTCGCGGTCAAGGAGATCTTACCCACCCGCGAGGATGGCGACCGCATCGGGGTCACTTTTGACAATGGTTTGGTGAAGGTGCCGGAGAGCTACCACCGGGTGCACAAGCTGCTGGTGGAGGGCGAATGGCCCTCCATGTCCGAAGATCCGGAAGTGGGGGGGCAGGGCATGCCCCACATTATCAGCCAGGCCGCGGCCGAATACATCGGCGGCGCCAACGGAACGGCCGTCGGCTATGCCCTGATGGGCCACGGCACCGGAAAGATGATTGATCTCTACGGCACTCAGGAGCAGAAGGATTTGTATCTCAAGAAGCTCTATACCGGGCAATGGGGCGGCACGATGCTTTTGACCGAGCCCAATGCAGGCTCTGACGTGGGAGCTTTGACCACAACAGCCGAAAAAAATGATGACGGCACCTACAGCATCACCGGCAACAAGATATTTATCACCAACGGGGAGCACGATCTTACCGAGAATATCATTCATCCGGTTCTTGCCCGGGTGGAAGGTGCGCCGGCAGGGACCAAGGGAATCTCCATCTTTATTGTTCCCAAGATCCGTGTAAATGCGGACGGCAGTCTGGGAGAGCCTAATGATGTCGTCTGCACGGGCATTGAAGAGAAGATGGGCATTCACGGCAGCGCCACCTGCAGCCTGGCTTTAGGCGGCAGGGGGAAATGCCGGGGGTATCTTTTGGGCGAGGAGAACAAGGGCATGCGGATCATGTTCCACATGATGAATGAGGCCCGCCTGGACGTGGGCTTCCAGGGTATTGTTGCCGCATCGACCGCCTACCTTTATGCGCTTAATTATGCCCGTGAAAGACTTCAGGGCCGCGAACTCGGGGCCGGCAAGGAGGCTGCGGAGCAGGTGCCCATTATCCGGCATCCGGATGTGCGCCGTATGCTTTTGTGGATGAAATGCCATGTGGAAGGCATGCGCAGCCTGGTTTACTATGTTTGTCAGTTGTTCGACACTGCCAAATGCACGGATGACCCGGAAACCAAAAAAGCCTGCAACGACATGGCCGAGCTGCTCACTCCGATAATCAAGGCCTATGGCACCGACCGGGGCTTTGAGGTCTGCGTCCAGGCGATACAGGTCTATGGCGGTTACGGCTATATCCGGGAGTACCCGGTGGAGCAGCTGGCCCGGGATTGCAAGATCCATTCCCTTTATGAAGGAACCAACGGCATACAGGCCATGGACCTGCTGGGCCGGAAGCTGGGAATGAATGACGGCGCCGTTTTCATGCAAATGGTCCGGGAGATGCAGGAGACCATTGCTGCGGCCAGGGAGGTGGATTCGCTGAGGGAATTGGCGGACCAGGCTGAGGCCGCTGTCAACCGCCTGGGTGAAGTGGCGCTTCACATGGGCAAATCGGCGCGTTCCGCGGCGTTTAAAACCGCATTTGCCGGCGCTGCGCCTTTTCTTGAGGTCACCGGCGATGTGATCATGAGCTGGATGCTCCTGTGGCGGGCTCGACTGGCTGCACAGAAGCTTGAAAACGGAGCGGCCAAAAAGGATCAGGCCTTTTACAAGGGACAGGTAAAGAGCGCGGACTTTTTTATCCATAAGGTGCTTCCCGGCACACTGGGTAAAATGAATGCCCTTACCAACGATAATGCGGCCGTGGTTGAAATCGAAGAAGCCTCTTTCGGGGGATGA
- a CDS encoding long-chain fatty acid--CoA ligase produces MGARLNFRQLEAQVNQLANALMHLGVQPGDKVALLLPNIPQICVAVYALWRIGAVVVMNNPLYTDTELEHQIKDSEAGFLICLDLLAPRMVALKPRTHVQKIIVAHIRDYLRFPKKQLFPLLARDKHKKMASGQDIIEWEELLHAFPDKHPGTRANIDDVAALQYTGGTTGVSKGVILTHRNFSVNCQQGLEWIPDLEPGEAVVLGTLPIFHAFGLFVMNMCVSAGFANVLIPRPEAGAILKAIDKERVTLFPGVPTMFIGMLNDPKLPKYDLSSLRICVSGAAPCPVEVIRQFEKVSGSQIVEGYGISEASPATCINPVGGVNKPGSIGLPLPDTDVKIVDTLDSDRELGVEEAGELCFRGPQVSGQGYYRIPEETAKTFSGGWLYTGDIAKLDADGYVWIVDRKKDMIIAGGYNVYPRDIEEVLFQHSKILEACVKGISDPYRGETVKAYVVIREGGQMSEAEVIDWCKQKLAAYKVPKLVEFRNELPKSAVGKILRKDLD; encoded by the coding sequence TTGGGAGCCCGCCTGAACTTCCGGCAGCTGGAAGCGCAGGTCAACCAACTGGCCAATGCCTTGATGCACCTCGGGGTGCAGCCCGGGGATAAAGTCGCCCTGCTGCTGCCCAATATTCCCCAAATCTGTGTTGCTGTGTATGCGCTCTGGCGGATTGGCGCCGTTGTGGTGATGAACAATCCATTATATACCGATACCGAGCTGGAGCACCAGATCAAGGATTCCGAAGCCGGTTTTCTGATCTGCCTGGATCTTCTCGCCCCCCGAATGGTTGCCCTGAAGCCCCGGACCCATGTACAGAAAATCATCGTGGCCCATATCCGGGATTATCTCCGGTTTCCGAAGAAACAGCTCTTTCCCCTCCTGGCCCGGGACAAGCATAAAAAAATGGCATCCGGCCAGGACATTATTGAATGGGAGGAACTGCTGCACGCTTTTCCTGATAAGCATCCGGGCACTAGAGCGAACATCGATGACGTGGCTGCCCTTCAATATACAGGGGGGACCACAGGCGTCAGCAAGGGGGTTATTCTGACCCATAGGAATTTTTCCGTCAACTGCCAGCAGGGGCTGGAGTGGATTCCGGACCTGGAGCCCGGGGAAGCCGTGGTTCTGGGTACGCTGCCCATATTTCACGCCTTTGGGCTGTTCGTTATGAATATGTGTGTTTCCGCCGGCTTTGCCAATGTGCTCATCCCCCGGCCGGAAGCGGGCGCGATATTAAAGGCGATTGACAAGGAGCGGGTGACGCTTTTTCCCGGCGTGCCCACCATGTTCATCGGCATGTTAAATGATCCCAAGCTCCCCAAATACGATCTTTCATCACTCCGGATTTGTGTTTCCGGAGCGGCGCCCTGCCCGGTCGAGGTCATCAGGCAATTTGAAAAAGTCAGCGGTTCGCAGATCGTGGAGGGCTACGGAATATCCGAGGCCAGCCCGGCCACATGCATTAATCCGGTTGGCGGCGTCAACAAACCGGGATCCATTGGACTGCCCTTGCCGGATACGGATGTCAAAATCGTCGATACCCTGGATTCAGACCGGGAGCTTGGCGTGGAGGAAGCCGGCGAGTTGTGTTTCCGGGGGCCGCAGGTGAGCGGGCAGGGGTACTACCGCATTCCCGAGGAAACTGCCAAAACTTTTTCAGGCGGATGGCTCTATACCGGTGATATCGCCAAATTGGATGCGGATGGCTACGTGTGGATCGTGGACAGGAAAAAGGACATGATTATTGCCGGGGGATACAATGTGTATCCCAGGGATATAGAGGAAGTGCTTTTCCAGCACTCAAAAATACTGGAGGCCTGCGTCAAGGGTATCAGCGACCCCTACCGCGGGGAAACCGTAAAGGCCTATGTGGTCATCCGGGAAGGCGGGCAAATGAGCGAGGCAGAGGTGATTGACTGGTGCAAACAGAAGCTGGCCGCGTACAAGGTGCCCAAGCTCGTGGAATTCCGGAATGAACTGCCCAAGAGCGCGGTGGGCAAGATACTGCGCAAGGATCTGGATTAG
- a CDS encoding 3-hydroxyacyl-CoA dehydrogenase NAD-binding domain-containing protein: MKTDFKTIDVAIKEGTAILRLNNPPVNQLSAQLREDMQEAFDQAFASDEVKSVVLTGTGKNFIAGADIKEMLEVSDEKALLQGVLAYDAFYNQIEDAQKPVVAAINGPALGGGLELAMSCHCRVAAAPIKVGQPEVQVGLIPGAGGTQRLPRLVGLPKALEMITVGNPIPAEQARELGLVDEVVPPGELESRALEKAGELAAKPKKLEGCRTGRRTDKLPSAEEKSQIIGAAREMTRKKAKDFSIPMKAIDAMDKGLSDDFQADLKVEAQIFAQCAVSQEARNMIGIFLNSRAAGRVPRLKGVAPKKIQTVAMLGLGVMGSGVSNLLLRNGYQAILWEVNEEALERGKKAVRKTFAHPIKKGSMSEADLEALFNAQADFTTDLAAVAGADLVIEAVLEDMAIKKDLWSKVDGICSPEAVFATNTSALPVSELAGALKNPARMIGLHFFNPAERMQLVEVISGRESSDTDLATGVDFSKKIKKIPVVVNDGPGFYVSRQLNALMNECFFMLEEGYPMNVVDRVLTDFGMPMGPLTLNDLTGIDIGYHVAKNFEGAFGERWKLSELHQKVFDSGFFGRKTGAGFYDYSDKKPVPNPKIQELIDSHLKENGVSPKEAADVDKQALLDRMMARAINEAAFMIAEGICDRPWDMDLAMVYGCGFPPHKGGILRYADKWGLDNVRDRLEKFHAVYGERYRPCPLIAELAEKGQNFYEMGSQK, translated from the coding sequence ATGAAAACAGATTTTAAGACAATCGATGTTGCGATCAAAGAGGGAACCGCCATCCTGCGATTAAACAACCCGCCGGTTAACCAGCTCTCCGCGCAGCTTCGCGAGGATATGCAGGAGGCCTTTGACCAGGCTTTTGCTTCCGATGAGGTCAAATCCGTGGTTTTGACCGGAACCGGGAAAAATTTTATTGCCGGCGCGGATATAAAGGAAATGCTTGAGGTAAGCGATGAGAAGGCATTGCTCCAGGGGGTTCTGGCCTATGATGCATTCTATAACCAGATCGAAGATGCGCAAAAGCCGGTTGTTGCAGCAATTAACGGCCCCGCCCTCGGAGGCGGCCTGGAGTTGGCCATGTCCTGCCACTGTCGCGTGGCAGCTGCGCCAATAAAGGTTGGCCAGCCCGAAGTTCAGGTGGGCTTGATTCCCGGCGCCGGGGGGACCCAGCGCCTGCCCAGGCTGGTGGGACTTCCCAAGGCCCTGGAAATGATAACCGTCGGCAACCCCATTCCCGCTGAACAGGCCCGGGAGCTGGGGCTTGTGGATGAAGTTGTGCCGCCGGGGGAACTGGAATCCCGCGCGCTTGAAAAAGCCGGTGAACTGGCCGCCAAGCCCAAAAAGCTTGAAGGGTGCCGGACCGGCCGGCGAACCGACAAACTACCCTCAGCCGAAGAAAAGTCGCAGATTATCGGGGCGGCCAGGGAGATGACCCGGAAAAAAGCCAAGGACTTCAGCATTCCCATGAAGGCCATCGATGCGATGGACAAGGGCCTGAGCGATGATTTCCAGGCGGATTTAAAGGTTGAGGCGCAAATTTTCGCCCAATGCGCGGTGTCCCAGGAAGCCCGGAACATGATTGGCATCTTTTTGAATTCCCGGGCGGCCGGGCGTGTGCCCCGGCTCAAGGGGGTGGCGCCAAAAAAAATCCAAACCGTTGCCATGCTGGGCCTTGGCGTCATGGGCTCCGGGGTTTCCAATCTGCTGTTGCGCAATGGCTACCAGGCCATTTTGTGGGAGGTAAATGAAGAAGCGCTGGAACGGGGTAAAAAGGCGGTTCGCAAGACCTTTGCCCATCCCATAAAAAAGGGCTCCATGTCGGAGGCGGATCTGGAAGCGCTTTTCAATGCCCAGGCGGATTTTACAACGGATCTGGCAGCCGTGGCCGGTGCAGACCTCGTCATCGAGGCGGTTCTTGAAGATATGGCGATCAAAAAGGACCTGTGGTCCAAGGTGGACGGCATTTGCAGCCCGGAGGCCGTTTTTGCAACCAATACTTCCGCCCTGCCTGTTTCCGAACTGGCCGGGGCACTGAAAAATCCGGCGCGAATGATCGGCCTGCATTTTTTTAATCCGGCTGAACGCATGCAGCTGGTTGAAGTGATCAGCGGACGGGAGAGCTCAGATACGGACCTGGCGACAGGAGTGGATTTTTCAAAAAAAATCAAAAAAATACCCGTTGTTGTCAATGACGGGCCGGGTTTTTATGTCTCCCGCCAGTTGAATGCCCTGATGAATGAATGCTTTTTCATGCTGGAAGAGGGCTATCCCATGAACGTTGTGGATCGTGTGTTAACCGATTTTGGAATGCCCATGGGGCCCCTGACATTAAACGACCTGACCGGGATTGATATCGGCTATCATGTGGCCAAAAATTTCGAGGGCGCCTTCGGCGAGCGCTGGAAGCTCTCCGAACTGCATCAGAAGGTCTTTGACAGCGGCTTTTTCGGCCGAAAAACCGGGGCCGGGTTCTATGACTATTCGGATAAGAAACCGGTCCCGAATCCCAAAATACAGGAACTGATTGATAGTCATTTAAAGGAAAACGGGGTGAGTCCAAAAGAGGCGGCTGATGTTGATAAGCAGGCGCTTTTGGACCGGATGATGGCAAGGGCCATAAACGAAGCGGCTTTCATGATAGCGGAAGGAATCTGTGACCGGCCCTGGGATATGGACCTGGCAATGGTTTATGGCTGCGGCTTCCCCCCCCACAAAGGCGGGATCCTGCGTTATGCCGACAAATGGGGCTTAGACAATGTCAGGGACAGGCTGGAAAAATTTCATGCCGTGTACGGCGAGAGGTACCGACCTTGCCCCTTGATTGCGGAACTGGCGGAAAAAGGGCAAAATTTTTATGAAATGGGCTCCCAAAAATAA
- a CDS encoding thiolase family protein, giving the protein MSKLKGKVAIVGIGEVPTGRHKDTPTIYHAIESARQAIKDSGLSKDDIDYVMPTAALYSAAFNTEMVTARVVEELGLWNARKNCQIFAGGASSSCGLQMAASLIYSGAAKNVLYVHADRLGTGVDLQAGIDLFATAGTSPEWEVPFGQHYSVVAALSTTRYQYETGTTDEQMAAVCVSNRKWAELNPNAYFRKPLSVEEVMASKMLSTPLRAKMSNMLFDGGSAFVLTSAERAKDLKEKPAYVLGEGGLVTHFVYSQEPDITRFAWAKAAKEAFEEAGIGPEDIDVAEIYDSYPIFQILGFEELGFCERGQAGEIFARGDTWPGGRIPCTTDGGMLSKGHIGAGGGVSLLVEAARQLMGKAGERQVPGARFAVETATGGTYFDSQVTILGNEIP; this is encoded by the coding sequence ATGAGCAAATTAAAAGGTAAGGTGGCGATTGTTGGAATAGGGGAGGTGCCGACCGGCCGTCACAAGGACACGCCAACTATCTATCACGCCATCGAATCGGCCAGGCAGGCAATCAAGGATTCCGGGCTGTCAAAGGATGATATTGATTATGTCATGCCGACAGCCGCCTTGTACAGTGCGGCCTTTAACACGGAGATGGTTACCGCCCGGGTCGTAGAGGAGCTCGGGCTTTGGAACGCAAGAAAAAACTGCCAGATTTTTGCCGGCGGCGCCAGCAGCAGCTGCGGATTGCAGATGGCCGCCAGCCTGATTTATTCCGGAGCCGCCAAAAATGTGCTATATGTTCATGCGGATCGGCTGGGCACCGGCGTGGATCTGCAGGCCGGCATTGATCTTTTTGCCACAGCCGGGACCTCGCCTGAATGGGAAGTGCCTTTTGGACAGCACTATTCAGTTGTTGCGGCCCTGAGCACCACCCGGTACCAATATGAAACCGGGACCACCGATGAGCAAATGGCCGCTGTCTGCGTGTCCAACCGCAAGTGGGCCGAGTTGAATCCCAACGCCTATTTCCGCAAACCCCTGAGCGTTGAAGAGGTAATGGCCTCCAAAATGCTCTCCACGCCTTTACGGGCCAAAATGTCCAACATGCTCTTTGACGGTGGTTCGGCCTTTGTCCTGACAAGTGCGGAGCGGGCAAAGGATTTGAAGGAAAAGCCCGCCTATGTGCTGGGAGAGGGGGGATTGGTCACCCATTTTGTCTATTCCCAGGAGCCTGACATCACCCGGTTTGCATGGGCAAAGGCCGCCAAAGAGGCGTTTGAAGAGGCCGGCATCGGTCCGGAGGACATCGATGTGGCCGAAATCTATGATTCCTATCCCATTTTTCAGATTCTTGGATTCGAGGAGCTGGGTTTTTGCGAAAGAGGCCAGGCCGGAGAAATTTTTGCCAGGGGCGACACCTGGCCGGGAGGCCGTATCCCTTGTACCACCGACGGCGGGATGCTTTCCAAAGGGCATATAGGTGCGGGCGGCGGTGTGTCCCTGCTTGTGGAGGCGGCGCGGCAGCTGATGGGCAAAGCCGGGGAGCGGCAGGTGCCGGGTGCGCGTTTTGCGGTGGAGACAGCTACGGGCGGAACTTATTTTGATTCTCAGGTTACCATTTTGGGCAATGAAATCCCCTGA